The Streptomyces venezuelae genomic interval CGAAGAGGGCGCCGTTGACTCCGGTGGGCGTCATGGTGGCGATGCCGAGGAGGACGAAGCCCATGTGGCCGACGGAGGAGTACGCGATCAGCCGCTTGAGGTCTCCCTTGGCGCCGGGGCGCGCGAGGGCGAGGCAGGCGAGCGATCCGTAGACGATCCCGGCGACGGCGAAGGCCGCGAGGTACGGCGCGAAGGTCCGCATGCCGTCGGGGGCGATGGGGAGGACGATGCGGACGAAGCCGTACGTGCCCATCTTGAGCAGGACGCCGGCGAGGAGGACCGAGCCGACGGTGGGGGCGGCGGTGTGGGCGTCCGGGAGCCAGCTGTGCAGCGGCCACATCGGGGTCTTCACCGCGAGCCCGAGACCGATCGCGAGAACGGCGGTGACCTGCACGGTCGTGCTCAGTCCACGGCCGTTGTCAGTGGCGAGTGCCAGCATGTCGAAGGTGCCCGCCTGTACGCCGATGAGGAGCAGGCCGAGCAGCATGACGACGGAGCCGAGCAGCGTGTAGAGGATGAACTTCCAGGCGGCGGCCTGCCTGCCCTCGCCGCCCCAGCGGGCGATGAGGAAGTACATCGGGATGAGGACCATCTCGAAGGCCAGGAAGAACAGGACGAGGTCGAGGACGGCGAAGGTCGCCAGGGTGCCGGACTCCAGGACGAGGAGCAGCGCGACGAAGGCCTTGGGGGAAGGCCCGCTCGGCATCTTGAAGTAGCTGTACAGCGCGCAGAGGAAGGTCAGCAGCGCGGTCAGGACCAGCAGGGGGAGGGAAATGCCGTCGATGCCGAGGTGGATGCGCACGTCGAGTGCGGGGATCCACGTGATGTCCGTCGTGGCCTGCATCCTCGACGGCCGGTCGTGGTCGAAGCCCAGCGTGAGGACGATCGCGGCCAGCAGGATCACACCGGTGACGGTGACGCCGTGCCGGAGCACGGCCTGGTCCGGGGACTTCCCCTTCAGCCCCGGCGGGGCCGGGAGGAGGGCGGCGGCCGCGCCGATGAGCGGGCCGACGACGGTGAACGCGAGAAGGAACTGCATCACGGATTCGCTGATATCGATCACGGCTCACGCTCCGGCGACGGCGTTGGCGAGGGCGACTGCGGCGATCACCAGGACGACGGAGCCGGCGAGCAGGGCGCTCAGGTAGGTCTGGACGTTGCCGGTCTGGGCGCGGCGGACGAGCCAGCCGAGCCCCTTGGCGGAGTCGCCCGCGGCGCGGACGTAGGTGTCGACGACCTCGCGGTCCAGGAAGCGGACCAGGGAGGCGGCGGCGAGGACGGGGCGGACGAACGCGGCCCGGTAGACGGCGTCCAGGTGGAAGCCGTCGGTGGCCGGGGCGTGCAGCGGCCCGAGGAGGGCGCGGCCGGGGTCGGTCGGGTCCTCGGCGGGGTGCGGCAGGTGCAGCGCCTCCTTCTCGACCAGGCCGGCGTCGGCGTCGGGGTGGGCCACGTGCGGGAGCGGTACGGGGCCGGCGACCGGGGTCCTGGCCGCGAGGGTGCGCCAGACCGCGTACGTGATCACGGCTCCGGCGGCGGCGAGGCCCGTGCCCAGGACGGCCGTGGTGACGGTCGGGGTGAGGGCGTGGCCGTCGAACCAGTCGTCGAGGTAGGTGACGGTCAGACCGAAGCCCAGGGAGGGGATCGCGAGGACCCACAGGACCGTCGTCATGGCGATCGGCTGGCGGCCGTGGTCGGGGGCCTCGGCGCCGCGGCCGCGGAAGGCGCGCAGCCACAGGCGGAGGGCGTAGGCCGCGGTGAGGAGGGCGGTGAGCAGCCCGGCGACGAGGACGGTCCAGCCGGCCCCGGCGGGGGCCGGCTGGACGGTCTGGTCCCCGAGCGCGGTGTGCTCGGCGGCCACGAGGACGGCTTCCTTGGAGAAGAAGCCGGCGAACGGCGGGATCGCGGCGAGCGCGAGGAGGGCGACGGTCATCGTCCAGTACGCGTCGGGGACGCGCTTGGCGAGGCCGCTCATGCGGGACATGGCGGTGAGCGAGTTCGTCCCGGCGGCGTGGATGACCGTGCCGGCGGCGAGGAAGAGCAGCGCCTTGAAGGCGGCGTGCGAGAGGAGGTGGAAGGCGGCGGCCCCGCGGTCGCCGACGGCGAGCGCGCCGGCCATGTAGCCGAGCTGACCGATCGTCGAGTAGGCGAGGACCCGCTTGATGTCGTCCTGGGCGAGCGCGGCCAGCGCCGAGCCGACCATGGTGACCGCGGCCATGACGGCGAGCACCGTCATCGCGGCGGCGGAGGCGGCGAAGACGGGCAGCAGCCGGGCCGTGAAGTAGATGCCGGCGGCGACCATCGTCGCCGCGTGGATGAGCGCGGAGACGGGGGTGGGGCCGGCCATCGCGTCCGGCAGCCAGGTGTGCAGCGGGAACTGCGCCGACTTGCCGGCCACGCCCGCGAGCAGCAGCAGCGCGATCAGGGTGGGGTGGTCGAGGCCGCCGCTCGCGACGGCGCCGAGGACCCCGGTGATCCGGAAGGTGCCGGCGTCGGCGGCGAGCGCGAAGAGACCGATGAGGAAGGGGACGTCGCCGAGCTTGGTGACGAGGAAGGCCTTGAGGGAGGCGGCCCGCGCCTCGGGGGTCTCCCAGTAGTGGCCGACGAGGAAGTACGAGCAGATGCCCATGATCTCCCAGCCGACCAGGAGCACCATCAGGTCGCCGGAGTAGACGACGAGCAGCATCGCGGAGGTGAAGAGGGAGACGAGCGCGGCGTACGAGGGGTAGCGGGGGTCGTCCCGGAGGTAGCCCGTCGAGTAGATCTGCACGCAGGTCGCGACCACGCCGACGAGGACGGCGACGAGGGCGGCGAAGCCGTCGATGTACAGGCTCAGATCGATGGGGACGGAGCCTGTCGGCGTGAGCTGGGTGCCGGCGTTGATCGCCGCGCCCCCGCCCTGCCGTGCGGCGACGAGGGCGGCGAGGACGGCCGCCGCGAAGGTCGGGAGCACGGCGAGGGGCCGGACGAAGCCGGGCGCGGTGCGGCCCAGGAGGAGTCCGGCGACGGAGCCGAGGAAGGGCAGGAGGGGGACGAGGACGGCCAGGGTCGTGGTGGTCACGCGGTGGCCTCGGCCTTCTCGCCGTGGGGCGTCTCGTCGGTGGGCGTCCCGGCGGCGCCCGCGTCGTCGGCGGTTCCGTCGTCCGGGGATCCGGGGCGCTCCGCCGTGTCGCGGAGGCGGTCGACGTCCGCGGTGCCGCGGTTGCGGTGGACCATCAGGACGATCGCGAGGCCGATGCCGATCTCGGCGGCGGCGACGGCGATGGTGAAGAGGGTGAGGGCCTGCCCGGCGTGCAGGGTGTCGCGGAGCCAGACGTCGAAGGCGACCAGGTTGAGATTGACGGCGTTGAGCATCAGCTCGACGGACATCAGGACCAGGATCGCGTTGCGGCGGGCGAGGACGCCGTACACGCCGACACAGAAGAGGAGCGCGGCGAGGACCGCGGGATAGGCGAGGTGCATCAGCGCTCCTGCTCCTTCTTGCGGGAGAGGACGATCGCGCCGACCAGCGCGGCCAGGAGGAGCACCGAGAGGGCCTCGAAGGGCAGCACCCAGTGCTTGAAGAGGGTGGCGCCGGTGACCTCGGTGGAGCCCTGGACGGCGCCGTCGAGGTCGATCCAGGTCGTGCGGAACGCGTCGGCGACGACCCAGA includes:
- a CDS encoding NuoM family protein, giving the protein MQFLLAFTVVGPLIGAAAALLPAPPGLKGKSPDQAVLRHGVTVTGVILLAAIVLTLGFDHDRPSRMQATTDITWIPALDVRIHLGIDGISLPLLVLTALLTFLCALYSYFKMPSGPSPKAFVALLLVLESGTLATFAVLDLVLFFLAFEMVLIPMYFLIARWGGEGRQAAAWKFILYTLLGSVVMLLGLLLIGVQAGTFDMLALATDNGRGLSTTVQVTAVLAIGLGLAVKTPMWPLHSWLPDAHTAAPTVGSVLLAGVLLKMGTYGFVRIVLPIAPDGMRTFAPYLAAFAVAGIVYGSLACLALARPGAKGDLKRLIAYSSVGHMGFVLLGIATMTPTGVNGALFANIAHGLVTGLLFFLVGALKDRYGTADLDTLAGATGAALYGRAPRLGALLAFAAVASLGLPGLAGFWGEMLALFGAFEPAEGLSRPAFLTFMAIGAFGTLLTAAYLLIVVRRVCMGGPRPAGETAIADVQGYEFAAWTPLVALTVLAGLWPAVLLGLTDPAVQQLLAGGTR
- a CDS encoding NADH-quinone oxidoreductase subunit L, producing MTTTTLAVLVPLLPFLGSVAGLLLGRTAPGFVRPLAVLPTFAAAVLAALVAARQGGGAAINAGTQLTPTGSVPIDLSLYIDGFAALVAVLVGVVATCVQIYSTGYLRDDPRYPSYAALVSLFTSAMLLVVYSGDLMVLLVGWEIMGICSYFLVGHYWETPEARAASLKAFLVTKLGDVPFLIGLFALAADAGTFRITGVLGAVASGGLDHPTLIALLLLAGVAGKSAQFPLHTWLPDAMAGPTPVSALIHAATMVAAGIYFTARLLPVFAASAAAMTVLAVMAAVTMVGSALAALAQDDIKRVLAYSTIGQLGYMAGALAVGDRGAAAFHLLSHAAFKALLFLAAGTVIHAAGTNSLTAMSRMSGLAKRVPDAYWTMTVALLALAAIPPFAGFFSKEAVLVAAEHTALGDQTVQPAPAGAGWTVLVAGLLTALLTAAYALRLWLRAFRGRGAEAPDHGRQPIAMTTVLWVLAIPSLGFGLTVTYLDDWFDGHALTPTVTTAVLGTGLAAAGAVITYAVWRTLAARTPVAGPVPLPHVAHPDADAGLVEKEALHLPHPAEDPTDPGRALLGPLHAPATDGFHLDAVYRAAFVRPVLAAASLVRFLDREVVDTYVRAAGDSAKGLGWLVRRAQTGNVQTYLSALLAGSVVLVIAAVALANAVAGA
- the nuoK gene encoding NADH-quinone oxidoreductase subunit NuoK, producing MHLAYPAVLAALLFCVGVYGVLARRNAILVLMSVELMLNAVNLNLVAFDVWLRDTLHAGQALTLFTIAVAAAEIGIGLAIVLMVHRNRGTADVDRLRDTAERPGSPDDGTADDAGAAGTPTDETPHGEKAEATA